Sequence from the Corallococcus sp. EGB genome:
TCCCCACCTCGCGCACGGCGGCCTCCACCACCGCGCGGGGCGACGCGCTGACCACGTAGCAGTCCACGCCCTGGCCGCGCGCCCACTCCACCACGCGGCGGGCCTCCGGATGGACGCGAGCCGCCACGCCCCGGCGTGACACGACGTCGTGGGCGAAGCCTCGCAGCTCCTCCGCGTGCCAGCCGGCGAAGATCCACGCCATCATCTCGTAGGTGTCCTTCTCCGGCAGGCGCCCTGCCTCGAACGCCTTGAACAGCCCATGCGCCAGGGTCACCGCGTCCGGATGCGCCTCCACGCCATGGCGCGCGCCCAGCGACTCCAGGGCCACGCGCGCCTCGGGGCGCACACCGCCATGGTCCAGCAGGGCCATGAACAGGTCATCGCCCACGTCCCCGCTCCACAGCGTCCCGTCCCCATCGAAGGCCAGCACGCCGTCCGGCGTCCGCTCCACCTCGCGACGGATGCGCTCCAGCGTCTCCTCGACCCGCTCGATCCTCATGGCCGGCATCCTCGCTGGCCCCCTGTCCGGTGTCATCCGTCCCCAGGAAGCCAGGGCACGGGATGTTCACCCGCCAGGGGGAAAGCGTGACTACCCTCCGGGGCATGGCACGAACCGAGAAAGAGAAGATGCTCGCGGGCGAACTGTACGTGGCCACCGACCCGCAACTGATTGCCGAGCGGGCCCGCGCTCGCAAGCTCCTGCGTTCCTACAACCAGTCCACCCAGGACGAACTGCCGCTGCGTGAAAGCCTGCTCCAGGAGCTGCTGGGCAAGGTGGGCGCGGGCACGTGGGTCGAACCGCCGTTCAACTGCGATTACGGCGAGCACATCCGGCTGGGCGACCGCGTCTTCATGAACTTCAACTGCGTCATCCTGGACTGCAACACGGTGACGATTGGCGACGACGTGTCCTTCGGTCCGAGCGTGCAGGTGTACGCGGCCACGCATCCCCTGGACCCGGATGAACGCATCAAGGGCCCTGAGCTGGGCAAGCCCATCACCATCGGCTCCAAGGTGTGGATTGGCGGCGGGTCCATCATCTGCCCGGGCGTCACCATCGGCGAGGGGACCACCATCGGCGCGGGCAGCGTGGTGACGCGGGACATTCCCGCGTACGTCTTCGCCGCGGGAAATCCCTGCCGCGTCATCCGGAACCTCCGGTAGCAGGGCTCCACGGCGGGGACTTCAGGCCACGGCCTCGTGGGTCTCGGTGACGCCCTGGTACTGGTACGCGCCGCTGTCATATGGGGTGATGGCGTCGTCGGCCTTCTTGGTGCAGGCCGCAGCGGTGGGGTCGAAGGCCTGGAACTGGCCCTTGTCGTCCTTGAACTCCACCCACGCATGGTCGCCCCGGTCCGTCTTGCCGAAGACGACGTGCGCTTCCACGCCGGCCTGCTCGAAGCGCTGCTCGGCCTCGATGGCCATGTCCACGCAGACGCCGGACTTGGACGCGTCGAAGTTGCTGGCGTTCTTCATGGCGGCATCCCACGTCTTGCCGCCCGAGTAGTCGTACTTCCAGGACGTGGCCTCCTTCGCGATGTCCTGGGCCACCTGATCCGCGCTCTTGCCGGAGGACGGGCCCTTCGCGCCCTGCGCCTGCGTGGGAGGCGGCGTGGGCTGCGCCTGGGCGGGAGCCGGAGCCGGCTGGGGCTTCTGGGCCTGGGCCTTGGATGGCTCGAAGCTGTCGCGCCGCCAGTTCTGCTGGAAGCGCTGTGCGCCGGTGGGCTTCGGGCCCTGGGCCTTCGCACCCTCGCCCTTCAGCAGGGACTCCTTCGTCAGACCCAATTCCTTGAGCAGCGCGGCGAACTCCTTGGGCTGCTTCGCGGAGTCCACCGTCTTCACCGGCGAGCCGTCCGGAGTGACGACCTTCACCACGACATTCCGTGGGGCCTGCGCGGCATCGGCGGGGCGGTTCGCCAACGGGTTGGAGGACGGACGCGACAGGGAGGAGATCGCCATGGGACAGGGCCTCGAAGAAACCGCGGGGATGCCTGTCCCATGAGCACGGCGCATGCCAGCACGCGTGCCCCATGAGGTGGAAGCCAAACCCCTGTGTTTCCTGAGCCCGTGGGCCCGTCCTCGTCAGCGAAGGCCGGCGGGGCTGATGACAACCGTTGGCGGGCTGGTGTCCGGTGTCATCACCCCACGGACCTACGCTGAGTCGGAGGTGCCGTCGGGCTCCGGTTCCTCCGGCCCCTCCACGGTGCGCTCCAGCGTGCGAGCAAGCGCGGCGCGGGCCTCCGAGGCCTCCTCGCTCCCAGCCCGCGAGGGAGCAGGCACCGTCGACTCCAGCTCATCCGGATGCAGGCGGAACCACTTTGCGACGAGCATCACCTCCTGGGCCTCCTGCGCGCGAAGGCCAATCGCCTCCGGCTCCGGCACGGAGAAGATGTCCTGCACGCGCGCGTCCAGCATCGCGTGCTCCTCCGGAGTCTGGGGCGCGGGCACCTCCGCGCGGATCCGTCCCCGTCTGAGCACGTACACGCGGTCCTCGCCGCCGTGTCCGCGCACCGTGTAGACGAGCGACAGCCGCCGCAGTGTGCGGCCCAGCTCGACGATCCACGCCTGCACGTTCTCCAGCCGCTCCGCGCGGTCGCGAAGCTCCGCCGCGTATTCGAACTGGAGCCGCCGCGCCGCCATCGCCATGCGCTCGCGGAGGATGACCAGCGGCCGGTCCGACTCGCCATTGAGGAACGCCCGCGCCAGCGCGACCTGCGCCAGGTACTCCGCCGTCGTGCACCCGCCGGCGCATGGAGACAGACACCGCGCCGTCTGCCCGCGCATGCACCGGGGGTCGTCCTTCAGGGGGAAGAGCTGGATCTGATCCGCCAGCCGCATGGGCGTCTCGGACGGGCAGTCGCGCAGCTCCAGCAGGTCATTCACCGCGCGCACCACGTCCGCCATGGTGTGCCGGCCGTGGAAGGGCCCGAAGTACTCCGCGCTCCCGCCACCGCCGGGCTGCCCCACCACGCGCAACCGGGGCACGGCCTCACGCGTGAGCTGGAGGAAGCAGTGCGCGCGGTCGCGCTTGTGCTCCACGTTGAAGAGGGGCCGGTGGCTCTTGATCAGCCGGAACTCATGGAGGAGCGCGGCGAACTCGCTGGCCGTGTACTCCCACTCCACCTGGTGCGCCTGGGCGACGATCTCCCAGGCCTTCTCGCCCTCCTCCGCGCGGAAGTACGACAGGAGCCGCGTGCGCACGCGCACGGACTTGCCCACGTAGAGCAGCTCTCCAGCGGGGCCGAGGAACCGGTACACACCGGGCCGGTTCTCCGCGCTCGCGCGGACGTGACTCAGGAGGCTGGCGACGCGCGGGTCCATGCGGCGAAGAAGCCCCGGAGCCGCAAGCCCCGGGGCACCGCAGGCTACCCCGCCACGTCCCGCCGCACCGCTGCCAGAGCGACTCGGGTCGCAACCCGGCCGGAGGGCGGGCGGAGGGACGCGCGCCCGGACTTCAGCCCACGTCCTTCAGGGTGGCGGCGGAAGCGGCGGCCTCGTCCTTCAAATCCTTGGGCGTGGCGATGGCCGTCTTCAGCTCGCGGTACGTCTGCGCGTAGCCGTTGCGCAGGATGCCCTCGCGCACGCGCTCCATGAGCTTCTGGTAGTGCCGCACGTTGTGCACGGACAGGAAGCGCGAGCCCAGGTGGTGCTTGCCGCGCATCAGGTGCTGGAGGTAGCCGCGCGAGTACTTCTTGCACACGTAGCAGTCGCACTCGGGGTCGAGCGGCCCGTCCTCCAGGCGGTACGCGGTGCGGGAGATGCGCACCAGGCCCTGGAAGGTGTACGCGTAGCCCTGCTGCGCCATCTTCGTGGGGATGATGCAGTCGAACATGTCCACGCCGCGCAGCACCGCCTCCAGGAGGTCCGTAGGCGTGCCCACGCCCATCAGGTAGCGCGGCTTGTCCTGCGGCAGGGACGCGGTGGCGCGCTCGGTCATCGTGTCGCGCTCCACCTTGGTCTCCCCCACCGCCAGCCCGCCGATGGCGAAACCGTCAAAGGGCAGCTTCGTGAGGAACGCGGCGCTCTCATCGCGCAGGTGCGGGTGCACGCCGCCCTGGACGATGCCGAACAGCGCCTGGCCCGTGGGGCGCGCCTCCTTCGCGGCGAGGCTGCGCACGGCCCAGCGGTGGGTGCGCTCCATGGCCTCGCGGGTGCCGGCCTCGTCCGTGCGCGAGTCGATGCACACGTCCAGCACCATCATGATCTCCGAGTTGATCGCCTGCTGCATGGCGATGCTGGACTCGGGGCTCAGGAGCCGGCGGCTGTTGTCGTAGAAGCTGCGGAAGTGCGCGCCCTTCTCCGTGATGAGCCGGTCCTCCGGCAGGGAGAAGATCTGGAACCCGCCCGAGTCCGTGAGCACGGCGCCGTCCCAGCCCATGAAGGGGTGGATGCCGCCGAAGCGCTCGAAGACCTCCGGGCCGGGCCGGAGCATCAGGTGGTAGGTGTTGGCGAGGAGGACCTTGGCCCCCGTCTCCTTGACCTCCTCCATGGCGAGGTGGCGGAAGCCGGCGTGGGTGGCCACCGGCATGAACATCGGCGTGGGGAAGGACCCCTTGCGGGTGTGGAGGATGCCCGTACGGGCGCCGGTGGGGTCGGTATTGAGGAGCTCGAAGCGGACGGCCATTGCCGGGCCTTATACCCAGCCCGCCCGTCCGAGGGCACCCGCTTCCTGGGGCTGCCCGCCTGGCCAGCAGGAGGCCCGGAGCCCCCCTCCTCCCTCGGAAGGCCCCGGTTTCCCTACCCGGCCCCCGGGGGCTGGGGAATGGCGGGGAGTGGAAGCCGGCATTTCCCGGGCAGGTCGGCGGTTACATTGGGTCCTCCGGTACGCCGCCGGGCTTCGATTTACCGCGCGTCTTGGGTCGCCGCGCCATTTCCGTTACAAGCCGCCGCCATGTTCAACGTCATCAACGTCTCCAAGGCCTATGGGCCCAAGAAGCTGTTCGAGGAGGTCAACGTCGCCTTCTCGCCGGGCCGTCGCTACGGCCTGACTGGTCCGAACGGGGCCGGCAAGTCCACGTTCATGAAGATCCTCGCGGGAGACGAGGAGCAGGACATGGGCGAGATCATCCGCCCGCGCAAGCTGGGCATCCTGCGCCAGGACCACTTCCGCTACGAGAACGACCGCGTCATCGACGTGGTGTTGATGGGCAACCGCCACCTGTGGGCGGCGATGGACGAGAAGAACAAGCTGCTCGCCAAGGCCGACATCACCGAGGAGGACGGCAACCGGCTGGGTGAGCTGGAAGGCGTCATCGCGGAAGAGGACGGCTACTCCGCGGAGAGCGACGCGGCCACGCTGCTCGCCGGCCTCGGCATCGAGGAGTCCTTCCATGAAGGGCCCATGCGTCAGCTGACGGGCGGCCTGAAGCTGCGAGTGCTGCTCGCGCAGGCGCTGTTCGGCAAGCCCGAGGGGCTGCTGCTCGACGAGCCCACGAACAACCTGGACATCGACTCCATCCGCTGGCTGGAGAACTTCCTCCATGTGTACGAGGGCGTGCTGATCACCATCAGCCACGACCGGCACTTCCTGAACTCCATCTGCACGCACATCGCGGACATCGATTACGAGACCATCATCCAGTACACGGGTGGTTACGACGACATGGTCCGGCAGAAGTCGCAGCTGCGGACCCGGGTCGAGTCCGAGACGGCGGAGAAGAAGAAGAAGATCGCCCAGTTGCAGGACTTCGTGGCGCGCTTCCACGCGGGTACGCGCGCGTCGCAGGTGCAGAGCCGCATCAAGCAGATCGAGAAGCTGAAGACGGAGGACCTGAAGCGCTCGAACATCGCGCGGCCGTTCATCCGGTTCGACCAGAAGGTGGCGAGCGGCCGTCAGACGCTGATGTTCGAGGGGCTGCAGAAGTCCTTCGACGGGGTGCCGGTCATCAAGCCCTTCACCGGCCTGGTCTGCAAGGGCGAGCGCATCTGTGTGATTGGCCGCAACGGCGTGGGCAAGTCGACGCTGGTGAAGATGCTGGCGGGCAAGCTGGAGCCGGACGCGGGCAGCATCACCTGGGGCCACCAGGCGACGGTGGGCTACCTGCCGCAGGACCACCACGGCGTCATCCACAAGGGCACGACGTGCTTCGGCTACCTCCGGGAGATCAGCGAGAAGCTGACGAACGAGGAGATTTCCGGCGTGTTGGGCCGGATGCTCTTCTCGGGTGAGGAGCGGATGAAGAACACGGACACGCTCTCCGGTGGTGAGACGGTGCGCGTGCTGTTGTCCAAGCTGATGATCATGCAGGACAACGTGTTGATCCTCGACGAGCCGACGAACCACCTGGACCTGGAGTCCATCGCGGCGCTGGCGGAAGGCCTGGCGAAGTTCGAAGGCACGGTCATCTGCGTGACGCACGACCAGGAGCTCATCTCCGAGGTCGCGACCCGCATCTGGAGCCTGGAGGCGGGCAAGGACGTGCTCGACTTCAACGGCCCCTACTCCGAGTTCATGGAGAAGCACGCGGACGCGGCGCTGAAGCGCCGGTAGCCTTTCGTCACTCCAGGCTGTGCCCACGCCGCCCGTTTCCGGTCCTCCGGAAGCGAGGCGGCGTTCTCGTGTGCGTGTCAATACCTCTCACGGGGGATGCCCGCGTCGCCGGGAATGCGCCACAACCTGGAGTGCCAGGTCGTCCCACCCATGACGACCCGGGGGGCGAACCCATCCATGAATCCGCACGACTTGGTCCTGCTGAAAGAGCTTCAGCGGCAACGCACCCGGTTGCTGGATCTGAGCGCGACCAACCGGCTCCTCAACTTCAAGCACACGGCCAGGACGTCGCTGCGAATCGTGGATGAGCTTCCAGGCGTCGTCTTCGAGCGGCTGAGCAACCACCGCGCGCTCACCTTCCTCCCGGTGCCGCCTCCGGAAACAGAACCCGGGCATGAGGCTTCCGACCCCACCGCCGCGACCGTGGTGTTCTCGATGACGGAGGAGAGCACCAGCAGGGACTCCCGGCAGAGGCTGCTGCTTCAACAGGCGAAACGCCTGGGCATCGACACCCGGTATGAGCTGCCGCAGGCGGGCGCGGCGGAAAGCGGCACCAGTCCTCGCAAGCACCAGGACCGCCATCTGCAGACGCTGTACTTCCCGGAGGATCTGGAGAGCCACCTGCACCGCCTCCATGGCCTCGCACAGACGGCCATTCAGGAGACAGGGGCCAACCTGCTCCACATCGCCTTCGGATTCCTGCGTTGGTACGAGTCCGGCGATTCGCGGCAGGAGAAGCCCCGCTGCGCGCCTCTGGTGCTCATGCCCGTGAGCCTCAAGCGCGGCCAGGCCCACCCGGACACGCAGGTCCATGCCTACGAGGTGGACTACAACGAAGGCGAGTCCATTGAGCTGAACCTCACGCTTCAGGAGAAGTTGAGGCAGGAGTTCGGCATCACACTGCCTGCATTCTCCGCGGAGGAAGGGCTGGAGGCGTACTTCGCGAAGGTGACGGCGCTGTTGAAAGGCCTTCGTCCAGGATGGGGCCTGGAGCGACAGGTGACCCTGACGCTGCTGTCCTTCGGACGGCTCCTGATGTGGCGGGACCTGGAACCCTCTCGATGGCCGCAGAACAGCCCCCTGCTGACGAACCCGCTCGTCCGGACGTTGATGGGAGGCCAGGCCCAGGCGAACGAGCCAGGCGGAGGAGGCGCAGCCATCCGGGAACGCCGGAACGAGGTCTACGACCTGGACGCGCCGGAGGCTTCTCCCCCACCGCTCATCACTGACGCGGACAGCAGCCAACACAGCGTGCTGGTGGATGTGCTTCGAGGCGAGAACCTGGTGGTGCAGGGGCCCCCAGGCACCGGGAAGTCACAGACCATCACCAACCTCATCGGCGCGGCGCTGGCGGCGGGCAAGACCGTGCTGTTCGTCACCCAGAAGCTGGCGGCGCTGGAGGTCGTCTCGCGCCGTCTCCAACAGGCCGGGCTGGGCGAGTTCTGCCTGGAGCTCCACAGCCACAAGACCCAGAAGCAGCAGTTCATGGAGGACCTGCGCCGAAGGCTCAAGCTGGATGCGAATGCAGGCGCACCCCGCCCACTTACCGAACAAGTCTCAAGCGCGGCCAGCATCCTGCGCGCTCATTCCGAGCGAATGCACAAGCCATTCGGGATGCTCGGCATGTCACCGCACGACGTGTTCTGGAAGGTCAGTCGCGCCGAAGCGGAACTGGGCGATGCGGTTGTTGAACTGGATGGCCTCCGCTTCGAGGGCGCAGAAGAAATGTCCCCCACGTCCCTGGCGGAGGTTCGCGACGCGGTTCGGGGGCTCGCGGCGCAACTGGCGGACGTCCGCCGCGTTGCCCCTCTCCCCTCGGCCCATCCCTGGGCGGGGGTGACGAACGACGCGCTGACCGACAAGGAGCGCCAGACGCTCATTCAACGGTTCGCATCCTGGGAGGAGTCCGCGCTGCGCCTGGAGAAGGCGCTGGCTGCCTTCACCACCCGCACAGGCGTCACGCCCAGGTCGAGCGTACTCGCGGCGGATGCCCTGGTCTCCGCCGTCCGGGTTCTGCCGCCGCTTCCAGAGGGAGCACCTCCGGAACTGGTCCCTGTCCTCCTTGATTCAGCGCAACGCGAGGGATTGCGCACCCTGCTCGACGCCATCGAGTCGGTCCAGGCGCAATGGGCAGGGTTGGAGGCGGGCTGGCGTTCCCAGGAGGCTCTGACTGCGCCCGCGCTGCGTGCAGCGGAGGCCGTCCTCGACATCGCCCTGCGCCTGCTTTTCCCCGACACCACGATGGTCACCCTGACACGCGCGCACGAGGCCGTGGGAGGAGCGGCCCGGGCCCTGGAGCAGGGACGCAGGTTCATGACCGCCGTGGCCTCCAGCCTGGAAGTCGACGTCTCGCTCTGGACGCCTCAACAGCTCCAGATTTTTGCCCGCGTCATCGAAGCGATGGCGGCTCTGGACGAAGCGACTTTGGAGTGGCGGGACGCACGGTGGGTCGAGCGCGAGGTCGAGGAATCGCTTCGGCAGGCCCACGGCACCTGCTCCACATTGAAGGAGCAGGCGCGGGCGCTCTCTGTGCGCTTCATGCCCGAGCTCGTTCCTCCGCTCGCGACGCTCAAGGCGCATGCCGTCGCGGTCTCGACGGCGCCATTCATTCCCTGGCTTTCGAGCCCATGGCGTGCCGCGCGACGGGACTTCCAGGCGATGGCCCACGGGGTCCGTCCGACGCGGCCCGTGTTGAGCCAGGGCTACACGGATCTGCTGGCGCATCACGCCGCACGAGAGCGCTTCCATGAAGACGCGGCCTTGAAAGCGGCCCTGGGCGCCCGCTTCCAGGGAATCGACACGCGCTTCGACCGGATCCTTTCGTGGTTGGACGCCTACCGGACCATCGATGCGTTGCTCCTTCCCCTGGGAGAACGGGGAGCGGAGCTCCGCCGCGCAGTGTTGGAGCGACCGGCGAGCCATTGGCGAGAGGCCCTGGCGAAGGCCCGAGTGCTGGGCGAAGACCTGCCCCAGGTCCGCGACGTCAGCGCTTCGGTGCAGGAAGCCGCGACTCGCATGGGCCTGCCTCACGCGCCCTGGAACACCGAGCCCTGCGGCAAGGCCCAGGACAGCCTCGACGCCCTGCTGAAGCACCTGGGCGAAGTCCTCAAATGGGCACGGATGGGGGACGCTTCGCCTTCCCTGCCCCTTTCCCAGCTCCAAGGCCAGCTGCGCAGGGTGCGCGAGGCCTGCGAAGCCGAGGAGCGGCTGGAGGCCCACGCTCCCGCGGCGGCATTGCCTGGGGTGGTCTACCGGGGCCGGAAGACGTCCATCGCGGGGCCCCGAAGCGCCCTCCGCCATGTCGATGACGTTTTCTCAGCGCCGCTGCCAGAAGGACTCGCGGAATGGCTGCTGCGCGAGGACACCCCACGCAGGCAGGCGGACCTGCTCACGGCCACGAACGAGGTCGAGGCAGCACTTGTCGCCTACAAGGAGTCCGCCGCTCAGGCATGGGGACTGGGGAAGATGGCCCCGGGCGCCTGGGAGGACCTCGCCGCCGAGAAGCCGCTTCAAGCGACGGTCATGCGCCTGCGTCAGGCTCGCGAGCGGGCCGCGACGCTCCCAGCCTGGTGCGCGTACCAACGGCAGAGACGCGCCGTCGCACGAACGCGGGGAACCACGGGCTTCCTGGAGCGCGTCGATACACGTCCTGGACTGGAGCCGGATCGACTGCTCGCGGCTTTCGAAGCCGTCTTCTTCCGCACCCTGGCGGAAGCCGTCCTGCGCGACCAACCGGAGCTCGACCAATTCACGGGCGCCGTCCACGCATCCCAGCGCGAGGAATTCGCGCGCCTGGACACGCATTGCATCGAAAAGCAGGGCCGCTATCTGGCGCGGCAACTCAGCCAGCGTCCGGTTCCTTCTGGCGTGTCCTCGACGAAGGTGGGGGCCATGACGGAGACCCACCTGCTCAAGCACGAGTTGGGAAAGAAGCAGCGCCATCTCCCCATCCGTGAGCTGGTGGCACGTGCCGGCAGTGCACTTCAGACGTTGATGCCCTGCTTCATGATGGGGCCGCAGTCGGTTGCCCAGTACCTACCCGCCGGACAGCTGACCTTCGATCTGGTGGTGATGGACGAGGCCAGCCAGATGCGCCCCGAAGATGCGTTGGGAGCCATTGCGCGAGGACGCCAGCTGGTGGTGGTGGGTGATCCGGAGCAACTCCCTCCCACCAACTTCTTCGCCCAGGTGGAGCAGGAGGACGTCGCTTCTGACGACGAAGAAGGCGACGAAGCCCAGGGGCCATCCTTCCTGGAGGATTCAGAGAGCATCCTCACGGCGGCAGCGGAGCGGTTCCCCACGCGCATGTTGCGCTGGCATTACCGCTCACGCCACCCCGCGCTCATCGCCTTCAGCAACCGTGAATTCTACAACGGCGACCTCATCACCTTCCCCGCTCCAGGCGAACAGTTGGAGGGACTGGGACTCCACTTCCACAAGGTGGAAAAGGGGCTGTACGAGTCCAACCGGAACGTTCCCGAAGCCCGCGAAGTGCTCGCGAAGGTGAAAGAACACGCGCGTACGCGTCCCGAGCAGAGTCTGCTGGTCGTCACGTTGAACTCGAAGCAGCGCGACCTCATCGACGACCTGGTGACGGCCGAGGAGAAGACAGACGCGAGCCTCCGGGCCTTCCTGGCGAAGTGGGAGAAGTCTCCCATGCCCTTCGATGTGAAGAACCTGGAGAACGTCCAAGGCGACGAGCGCGACGCCATCTTCGTGTCGGTCACGTTCGGTCCCGACAAGAACGAGAAGTTCCGGATGAACTTCGGCCCGATCAACCAGGCGGACGGGTATCGCCGGCTGAACGTCCTCTTCACGCGGGCGCGGTGCGCGCTGACGGTGTTCGCGTCCTTCGAACCGTCGGATCTCAAAATCCAGGAGAGCAGCCCCCGCGGGATGCGCGTCCTCCAGCGGTACCTGTTCGAAGCCAGAGGCGAAGCCGTGGCACATGGTGTTGGGAGCGGCCGGCCCCCGGACTCTGACTTCGAGCTCGCCGTCGCGAAGGCGCTCACGGCGCGAGGATTCGAAGTGGTTCCCCAGGTGGGCGTCGCCGGGTACTTCATCGACATGGCCCTCCGGCATCCCCGGCAGCCAGGCCGATACATCCTGGGTGTCGAGTGTGACGGCGAGCGGTATCACTCATCGCGCTCCGCGCGGGACCGCGATCGCCTTCGCGACCAGGTGTTGAAGGGCCTCGGGTGGAACCTTCACCGCATCTGGTCCACGGATTGGTTCCGCTCACCTTCGGAAGAGGTCGCCCGCATCGTCGCGCACGTCGAAGCGCTGCTCCGTGAGGAAGCGGCAGCGGAGCTTCCAGCCGTGGTGCGCGAGGAGCCCCTGGCGGAAAACCAGATGCGCGCCGTCAGCGCCTGACAAGGAGATCTCCATGACCACGATCATTGCCATCGGCCTGGGCACGGCGTGCCTGTTGCTCCTGGGGCTGTGGATTCAGAAGAGAAGCCAGCTGAAAGCAGTGCAGGAGCGCTTCAAGCCCATCCTGGACCTGGAGGCCGAACGGCGCCGGGTCGCCGAGGAATTGACGAAAGCCCGAGCGGACGCGGACGCCGCGATGGCCTCTGAGCAGAAGCGGGTCCAGAACGAGCTGGCGAAGGCCCGGAGCGAGGCGGACAGTGCGCTGGCAACTGAACGGAAGCGGGTGGAGACCGAGCTCGCGAGGGCCAAGGCGGACGTGGAACAGGCCATCGCGGCGGAACAGAATCGGGCGAAGGCCGAGCTGAACCGACTCCGAGAAGAGACGACCCGGACGACGCAAAGCGCGACACGGGCCATGGAGGAGGCTGAAGCACGCCGGAAGCAGGCGAACGCCGAAAGGACCAGCCTGGAGACAGGCATTGCCCGGCTGAAGGCCGAGTTGAAGGTGCTGGAAGAGGAGGAGGTGCTGCTCTCCTTCGGCTTCTACAAGCCGGTGTACGCGCTCTCGTCCGTCAAGGAGTACGAGGACCGGCTGGAGAGGGTCCGCGAAGCACAGAAGCAGATGCTGAAGAACAAGGAGGCCGCCACGTGCTCCATGACGTGGGAGGTGAATGGGAGCAAGGCGGAGGGCAAGAAGCAGATCGACCGGACCTTGAAACTGATGCTCCGGGCCTTCAACGGCGAGGCGGATGCGTGTGTCGCCAAGGTCTCCTACAAGAACGTAAAGGCCATGGAGACGCGCATCGAGAAGGCGGCCGCCGCCATCAATGGTCTCGTGGAGATCCAGAAGTGCGTCATCGCCAGACGCTACGTCAAGCTCAAGGTCGAGGAGCTGATGCTCGCGTACGAATACGCGGAGAAGGTGCAGCAGGAGCGGGATGAGCAGCGCCGCATCCGTGAGCAGATGCGTGAGGAGGAAGCGGCCCAGCGTGAGCTGGAGAAGGCGAAGCTGGAGGCGGAACGCGAGGCAAAACGTGACGCCGAGGCCCTGGCGAAGGCAAAAGCGGACTACGAGCAGGCCAAGGGCTCAGAACAGCAGAAGCTGATGGAGCGCATCGCGGAGCTGGAGCGCCGCGTGGCGGAGGACCTGGAGAAGCAGCGAGCCATCTCCCAGGCTCAGCTCACGAGAACGGGGCATGTCTACGTCATCTCGAACATCGGCTCATTTGGCGAGGGAATCTTCAAGCTGGGGATGACCCGGCGGCTGGTACCCCAGGACCGCATCGACGAACTGGGAGACGCCTCGGTGCCCTTCGAGTTCGACGTTCACGCCATCATCCGGACCTCGGATGCACCGGGCTTGGAGAACGCCCTACACAAAGCCTTCGCGAACCGGCGCGTCAACCGCATCAACGAGCGCAAGGAGTTCTTCCGCTTCAGCCTGGATGAAATCGCGGATGCCGTGCGCAAGCACCATGGTGAGTTTGAGCTGACCCGGATTGCTGAAGCTGCGGAGTACAGAAAGTCACTGGCGTTGCAGGGAGAGGAGAAAAACAATCCCGGTCAAAAAACCGCCGCGTAGTGAGTGAATCCTCAACAACCACACCCACTACCGTGACGGCCCTTGTTCTCCTGCCCTCCGACGATGCGCCTCCTCCAGGCGTCTTGCGTTGGCTCATCTCCTGCGACGAATCCGGAACAGGCGGTTCACCCTCTTACGGCTTCGGGATGCTCTGGATGAACTGGCAAAGGAGCGGGGGCTTCTCCGAACTGATCCGGAGTTCCGAAAGAAGTCCGGTGGGAGATTGACAAACGAGCGCCTGGGAGGGAACCGCGTCGTGTAGGGTCACTCGTGCCATGACTCTTCACCGTTTCCTTGGGCTTCTG
This genomic interval carries:
- a CDS encoding AAA domain-containing protein; amino-acid sequence: MTALLKGLRPGWGLERQVTLTLLSFGRLLMWRDLEPSRWPQNSPLLTNPLVRTLMGGQAQANEPGGGGAAIRERRNEVYDLDAPEASPPPLITDADSSQHSVLVDVLRGENLVVQGPPGTGKSQTITNLIGAALAAGKTVLFVTQKLAALEVVSRRLQQAGLGEFCLELHSHKTQKQQFMEDLRRRLKLDANAGAPRPLTEQVSSAASILRAHSERMHKPFGMLGMSPHDVFWKVSRAEAELGDAVVELDGLRFEGAEEMSPTSLAEVRDAVRGLAAQLADVRRVAPLPSAHPWAGVTNDALTDKERQTLIQRFASWEESALRLEKALAAFTTRTGVTPRSSVLAADALVSAVRVLPPLPEGAPPELVPVLLDSAQREGLRTLLDAIESVQAQWAGLEAGWRSQEALTAPALRAAEAVLDIALRLLFPDTTMVTLTRAHEAVGGAARALEQGRRFMTAVASSLEVDVSLWTPQQLQIFARVIEAMAALDEATLEWRDARWVEREVEESLRQAHGTCSTLKEQARALSVRFMPELVPPLATLKAHAVAVSTAPFIPWLSSPWRAARRDFQAMAHGVRPTRPVLSQGYTDLLAHHAARERFHEDAALKAALGARFQGIDTRFDRILSWLDAYRTIDALLLPLGERGAELRRAVLERPASHWREALAKARVLGEDLPQVRDVSASVQEAATRMGLPHAPWNTEPCGKAQDSLDALLKHLGEVLKWARMGDASPSLPLSQLQGQLRRVREACEAEERLEAHAPAAALPGVVYRGRKTSIAGPRSALRHVDDVFSAPLPEGLAEWLLREDTPRRQADLLTATNEVEAALVAYKESAAQAWGLGKMAPGAWEDLAAEKPLQATVMRLRQARERAATLPAWCAYQRQRRAVARTRGTTGFLERVDTRPGLEPDRLLAAFEAVFFRTLAEAVLRDQPELDQFTGAVHASQREEFARLDTHCIEKQGRYLARQLSQRPVPSGVSSTKVGAMTETHLLKHELGKKQRHLPIRELVARAGSALQTLMPCFMMGPQSVAQYLPAGQLTFDLVVMDEASQMRPEDALGAIARGRQLVVVGDPEQLPPTNFFAQVEQEDVASDDEEGDEAQGPSFLEDSESILTAAAERFPTRMLRWHYRSRHPALIAFSNREFYNGDLITFPAPGEQLEGLGLHFHKVEKGLYESNRNVPEAREVLAKVKEHARTRPEQSLLVVTLNSKQRDLIDDLVTAEEKTDASLRAFLAKWEKSPMPFDVKNLENVQGDERDAIFVSVTFGPDKNEKFRMNFGPINQADGYRRLNVLFTRARCALTVFASFEPSDLKIQESSPRGMRVLQRYLFEARGEAVAHGVGSGRPPDSDFELAVAKALTARGFEVVPQVGVAGYFIDMALRHPRQPGRYILGVECDGERYHSSRSARDRDRLRDQVLKGLGWNLHRIWSTDWFRSPSEEVARIVAHVEALLREEAAAELPAVVREEPLAENQMRAVSA
- a CDS encoding DUF4041 domain-containing protein, whose translation is MTTIIAIGLGTACLLLLGLWIQKRSQLKAVQERFKPILDLEAERRRVAEELTKARADADAAMASEQKRVQNELAKARSEADSALATERKRVETELARAKADVEQAIAAEQNRAKAELNRLREETTRTTQSATRAMEEAEARRKQANAERTSLETGIARLKAELKVLEEEEVLLSFGFYKPVYALSSVKEYEDRLERVREAQKQMLKNKEAATCSMTWEVNGSKAEGKKQIDRTLKLMLRAFNGEADACVAKVSYKNVKAMETRIEKAAAAINGLVEIQKCVIARRYVKLKVEELMLAYEYAEKVQQERDEQRRIREQMREEEAAQRELEKAKLEAEREAKRDAEALAKAKADYEQAKGSEQQKLMERIAELERRVAEDLEKQRAISQAQLTRTGHVYVISNIGSFGEGIFKLGMTRRLVPQDRIDELGDASVPFEFDVHAIIRTSDAPGLENALHKAFANRRVNRINERKEFFRFSLDEIADAVRKHHGEFELTRIAEAAEYRKSLALQGEEKNNPGQKTAA